The genomic interval TAACGGCAGGCCTGAAGGTGAACGGCAATCTGCACGCTCCCCTGTTGTGTGTGGCCAACGTGTTCAAGGTTGCGTCAGGCGATCTAAGCCTGCCCGGCAAAGTTCAGGCCACCAAGTAATTACCGAGCGCCGGCTCGCCGACTGCCATCGACGAACCGGCATATCTTCCCCCCAGGCTAAAGAGAGAAAGACTATGACTAGAGTTACCCTCGTTGACCCCTCTACTGCAAGATCTGAGGTTGCGGCCCAGCTTCAACAAATCAAAGGCGCATTTGGTGTTGTGCCAAATATGTTCAAGGCTGTCGCCAATTCTCCCTCTGCTTTGAATAGCATGTGGGGTGCGTTTGGAGCACTGGGCGGTGGCCGTCTGGGTGCCAAGCTTGGCGAGCAGATCGCCGTTGCAATTGCCGATCGCAACAATTGCAATTATTGCCTCGCGGCGCATACCTTGCTCGGCCGCCGGGCTGGCGCTACGCCGGAAGAAATGTCTGAAGCGCAAGCGGGTCGTTCTAACGATCCACGCACAGCGGCAGCTCTTGCTTTCGTCACCAAGGTCGTTGAGCGTCGAGCAGACCTGCACGATGCGGATGTCGATGCACTGCGTGCAGCAGGCTTTGACGACGAAGAAATCGTTGAGATCGTCGCCCATGTCGCGCTCAACCTTTTCACCAACTACATCAATGTCGCTCTCGATGTACCGGTTGATTTCCCGGGTGTGAAGCTCACCCGCGCCGCTTGAAACATACTGCTTGAACGGGCCGCTTCTGCGGCCCGTTCCTGTTTGCCCATTCGCTATCAACCTATTCTTCAGGAGAAGAACGATGCGCAGCAAGATTTTAATTCTGGCCATTTTGGCGACAATTTCTGCAAACCTTCAAGCGCAGGCCGCCGAGACGGAAAGCTATCGTGCCCGCCTTACCGCCTTGAACGCGGACAAAATCGGATCAACCTCGGTAGGTGAGGCACTTTTTACGATCAAAGGCGATAATCTCGAAGTTCACATCAAGATGAGTGGCGTTCCGGCCAATATAGAACATTGGGAGCACTTCCATGGCTTCCCCGATGGACGCAATGCTTCCTGTGTTACCCAGAACATGGATACCAATAAGGATGGCTATATCGATCTGGGTGAAACTGAAAAGCCTTCTGGTACGACAATGGTGCCCTTCAACGACAAGCCCGAGGAGATGGTGATTCCCACGAACACCTATCCACACGCTTCTGCCAAGGGAGATTTCGAGTACACGAAAACCGTACCGTTGAAGCAACTTGCCGAGACCTTCGGCCGGACCTACTCCGGCGGGACGATCGATCTGGATAAGCGTGTTATCTACGTGCACGGCATTCCCAGCGACTCCCACCTTCCCTCGTCCGTCGGCTCCTTGGGAACTGTGCCATCACATGTGACCATCCCAATCGCTTGCGGCAAGATTGAGAAGATGTCCTGATACGGACCTTTTAGCATGCGGTAGCTGACAGAGGACGACGCTGGCGACCTGACTAGGCGATGTTTTTGGCTATAGAGAAGCGCCGTCGGCCTGGAATTTTTCCCAGTCGGCGGCGCGTTTTTGCGTATCCGATGGTAGTTGGTCACGACAATCAATCCGCAACTCACTCTGCCCGAATGCGGCATCCACGAACCGGCAATGGTGTGGATGTGAGGGATTACTATGTTCGAAGGGTGCGAAGTAACGACATGTCACGCACATGCGCTGCTCGGGGATCTTGTTCTGTTCCTGCAATTCGCGGATCATTGTGATTAGAAGCAGCAACAGATCTTCTTGTTCACAGCTAGCCAGTGCTCCGACGGCCCGTTCAGCTAAACTGTCCTGATGGTGAGATTGGAGTATATCGGCGCCGGACGCAGTCAGGTGTATCCGCACCGCGCGTCGATCTTCGGCGCTGGCGCGCCT from Rhizobium sp. SSA_523 carries:
- a CDS encoding MarR family transcriptional regulator; translation: METPKDPHSINYRIREGLARIATIMRVDEWNRAKTLGLNPTQLAILTVLDGRVSGLGVKDVAAHLGISQPTATDSLNALEKKALVERRASAEDRRAVRIHLTASGADILQSHHQDSLAERAVGALASCEQEDLLLLLITMIRELQEQNKIPEQRMCVTCRYFAPFEHSNPSHPHHCRFVDAAFGQSELRIDCRDQLPSDTQKRAADWEKFQADGASL
- a CDS encoding carboxymuconolactone decarboxylase family protein encodes the protein MTRVTLVDPSTARSEVAAQLQQIKGAFGVVPNMFKAVANSPSALNSMWGAFGALGGGRLGAKLGEQIAVAIADRNNCNYCLAAHTLLGRRAGATPEEMSEAQAGRSNDPRTAAALAFVTKVVERRADLHDADVDALRAAGFDDEEIVEIVAHVALNLFTNYINVALDVPVDFPGVKLTRAA